The Alistipes megaguti sequence GAGATAAAAATTCAAAATTGAGCGACTCGGAATAAAAATCTTCATTTTTTACCTACTTTTGTCCTCGAAAAACCAAACCTCAGGATGCAAAAATGACTGATCGTGAGCCGTTATACGGGAAAAATCCACAGGAGCTTGCCGCCCTCTGCAACGAACTGGGTCTACCGCGGTTTGCGGCCCGGCAAATCGCCCGCTGGCTCTATGTCCGCCACACGGAGGATCCGCTGCGGATGACCGACCTCTCGGCTGCCAACCGCCAGCGGCTGGCCGAACGCTTCACCCCGGTGCTCTCCGCGCCAGAACGCGAAACCCGTTCGGCGGACGGCACCAAGAAGTATCTCTTCCGTACGCTCGAAGGGCATTTCATCGAGTCGGCATATATCCCCGACGGCGACCGTGCGACCCTCTGCGTCTCGTCGCAGGCCGGATGCCGCATGGGCTGCCGCTTCTGTGCCACGGGACGACAGGGGCTGCAGCAGTCACTCTCGGCGGCCGAGATCCTCAACCAGGTGGTTTCGCTCCCCGAACGCGACCGTCTCTCGAATCTCGTCTTCATGGGCATGGGCGAACCCCTCGACAACACGGACAACGTCCTGCGGGCCCTCGAGATCCTCACCGCAGAGTGGGGGTTTGCCTGGTCGCCGACCCGCATTACCCTCTCCACGGCCGGCGTCGTCCCCCAGCTCGAGCGGTTCCTCAACGAGTCGAAGGTCCATCTGGCCGTCAGCCTGCACAACCCCTTTCACGACGAAAGAGCCGAGATCATGCCCGTCGAAAAGGTTTGGCCCATCGCCCGGGTGGTCGAAATCCTGCGCCGGTACGACTTCACCCATCAGCGGCGCGTCTCGTTCGAATACATCGTCATGAGCGGCATGAACGACTCGCCGCGTCATATCCGCGAGCTGTCGCGGCTGCTGAACGGAATCAAATGCCGGATCAATCTGATCCGGTTCCACAAGATTCCCGGGTCTCCCTACTTCTCGCCCGATGCCGAGGCGATGATCCGCTTCCGCGATGCCCTGACCGCCCGCGGCATTCAGACCACGATCCGCGCCTCACGCGGGGAGGATATTCAGGCCGCCTGCGGACTGCTGAGCACCCGAATGAAAAACGAACCCGCTTAATACGCAATCAGCTTACCCAATCTTTTCATCGCTTGCCTCCCTTATGCCAAAGGCATATGAACAGGAATATCGTCAAGGCAAAGTTCAGCCACATCCCAAAGGATAATGAGCCAATACGCATATACATACGCTCTGCCAAAAAGTTATTTCCATTGGACTCTACTATGTATTTCATATCTACATAGGCATTTACCCATATCAATAACTCATATATGGCAATCAGAGCAAATGCAATAATACCGACTGTTTTCTGCCATTTCTTCATATGCGAAGATATTCATTATAAACTGTACAAAATTACAAAAATGCCATTCATTTGTCTATAATGAACAGCATCTCTTTTTGTGATTCAGCAATATAAAAACGGGGCTTAAAGAGCGAAAGGAGGCTTGTTCGGATTCGGTCCCCGTTCTGCGGGGAGAGGCAGAGAAGAGACAGAGTGGGGGGGGGAGACCAGGAGAGGTTGAAAAAAGCAGAGAAAAGGCGGGAAGGGGACAGTTCCGCGGACGGCGGCGGAGCGTTGCGGCCAAAGCGTGCATGGTCAACAGATTGACCCCGGCGATCAGGCAGCCCGCCACGGCGCAAAGCACGAACACCGCAGGAAACAACCTTAGCAGCATTTCGGAGAGCTAAACCGACGCTATTTTTTCGGGGTGTAGACCACCTTTTTCGTCTCGAAGAACTCCTCGTCGAAGAACGTATGGATATCGTAGAGATCCCAGTGTTTACCCGTACGGGCCAGCTCCTCGGCCAGATCGCCCCCTTTGAGGTAGAGGATGCCGTTGGGCAGCGTGCCATGCCGACCCCGTTCGAGCTTCGGCCACACCCACTTCACGAACTCCGGCATCGCCGTCACGGCCCGCGACACCACGTAGTCGAAGCGTTCGGTCAGCGTCTCGACCCGCACGCAGCGCGGCGTCAGGTTCTCAAGCCCCAGGCTCCGCGAGACCCCCTCGACCACCGTGATCTTCTTGCGGATCGAATCCGCCGCCATGAAGTGCGCCCCCGGGAAGAGGATCGCCAGCGGAATGGAGGGGAATCCCCCGCCGCATCCCACGTCGAGAATCCGCGCCCCGTCGTCGAAACGGCACACCTTCGCAATGGCCAGCGAGTGGAGCACGTGACGCACGTAAAGCTGGTCGAAATCCTTGCGCGAAACGACGTTGATCTTCGCGTTCCAGTCGGCGTAGAGATCATACAGGGCCGCCAGCCGCTCGCGCTGCACGGCGTCCAGTTCGGGGAAGTATCCGTAGATTTTTTCCAGGTCGCTCATCGTCTTTCGGTTTTATCGGGTTTTCCTGTTTTACCGGCCGCAGCCGGCGTTTCCGGGGTTTGACGGATCAGGGCCAAACTCTGCCCTCCGGCAACGGATCCGGCAGGTTTCGGCCGTCCAAACGGCGATCAACAAGATCGGGCGTCAGGCGGAACGGCCCGGACGGCCCGGACGGCTCGGACGGCTCGGACGTCCTCAACGGTTCTCGCCTTCGGCGATCAGCCGGCACATCTGCTCCCGGGCCCGGTGGATCTGCGTCTTCACCGTCCCGAGCGGCAGCGAGAGCTTGGCCGCAATCTCCTCGTAGGAGTACTCGTCGAAGAAGCGCATGACAATCAACTGACGGTAGCGCGGAGCCAGCCGTTCGAGATAGTGCTCGATCTGCGTCCGCTGCTGCAGGTTGATGACACTCTCCTCGGGGGTCGGGGCACTCGAGGCCGGAGCGGCAAAACGTTCGTCGATCGGAAGATCATCCTGACGCCGCCGCACAAAATCAATGAAGGTGTTCCGCGCAATGGTATAGACCCACTGTCCGAAGGTGAATTCACCGCTGTAACGGTGCAGGTTGATATAGACCTTGATGAAGGTCTCCTGCAGCAGGTCGTCGGCATCGTTCGTCCCCCCGAGCCGCTGCACGAAGAGGCGGTGGATCGCATCCCGATAGCGGTTGAACAGGTACTCGAAGGCCGTGTCGTCCCCCCTGAGCGCCTGCGTAACCAGCTCCCGGTCGTCGGCTACGATATAGTCGGCTATCTCCATACGCGTTCGTCTCGACGCACCAGCGTCAGGGCCAGCGCCGCCGCCCACAGCGGGCTCAGCAGATCATACAGAAAGTAACGCCCCAGAATCCCCTCTTCACCCAAACGACGTGCCACCCGCCGGACCTCCCACACCACAATGCCGTAGCGCAGCAACAGAAAGAGCAGTGCTCCGAGCTTATACTCCAGCGGCATGACCGCCAGCGCGCAGATCACCGTCACGAAGAAGAGACTTCGCGACACCGGCTCCCAGCGGATATAACTCTTCACGTCGCGCGGATAGAACCGGAAGGCCGAACCGTAGTAGCGCAGCTGGCTCATCCACCAGCCCAGTCCGCCCCACGTCCTCTCGCGAAGCGTCGCCCGCGGCGAAAGAATCACACTCACGTTGTCGCGCGTCATGATCCGCTGCATGAAGAGATCATCCTCACCGATGTTCATGTTCAGGTGGTCGAAGCCGTTGACCCCGAAGTAGAGGCTCTTGGTGAAACCCAGGTTGTGAAGCGTCCCCCGGTAGGCCCGGTTGCGCACCGCGCGCGCGATCCAGTCGGCCGCGTGCATCATCCGCCACGTCCGCATCAGGTAGTTGGCAAAACCCTTCCGACGCTCGACACCGCAATAGCCCACCACGATGTCGCCCCGCATGAAGCCCTTGGCCATCAGCGACAGCCAGCGGTCGGTCTGCGGGCAGGCATCCGTCGAAGTGAAGAGCAGATGCTCGCAGTGCGCCGACTTGATGCCCACGTTGAGCGCCATCTTCCGCGAAATCGGAAAACGAGGATCCAGATGAATCTTCGTCGTTGTGATCTGCGGGAAGGACTGCTTCAGCCGCATGAGATCCTCATAGAAATCCGTATCGTGACCCACGTAGACGATCACTACCTCGAAATCGGGATAGGCCTGCGCCAGTATCAGCGGAAGACGCTCCTCCACAAACGTGTAGTCCTCCGAAAACATCGGAATGATCACCGAAACCGGAGGCTCCCGGTCAAGAATCGCCGCCCGACGGTTGTTCTTGTAGCCTGGAATGCGACCGTAGACAAAGATATAGTAGTAGAGCTGTACGCCGAACATCAGAAGGATCGACCCCGCAAGCGCAAGGCCCTCCCAGCCATAGCTGACCAGAATTTGTTCGAAGAATCGCATATTGACAAAATATGCGCAAAGATACGAATATTTTATGTATTTTTGCCGAATAGATGCATATGAAATTTACCCTCCAACACAAAGACCCCGCCTCGGCCGCCCGCGCCGGTGAGATCGTCACCGACCACGGAAAGATCCTTACGCCGATCTTCATGCCCGTCGGTACGGCCGCCACCGTCAAGGGAATCTTCCACCGCGACGTGAAGAACGAGGCCCGTGCCCAGATCATTCTGGCCAATACATACCACCTCTATCTCCGACCCGGAATGGAGATCATCGAACGCGCCGGTGGCGTCCACCGCTTCTCGACCTGGGACGGCCCGATGCTCACCGACAGCGGCGGTTTCCAGGTCTTCTCGCTGGCCGACTGCCGCAAGCTGCGCGAGGAGGGGTGTCATTTCCGCTCGCACATCGACGGCTCGAAGCACCTCTTCACGCCGGAGAGCGTCATCGACACCGAACGCACGATCGGCGCCGACATCATGATGGCCTTCGACGAATGCCCCCCCGGCGACGCCCCGCGCGACTACGCCGCCCGTTCGCTCGCCCTGACCGAACGTTGGCTCGACCGATGCTTCAACCGATACCACCAGACCGCGCCCAAATACGGCCACTATCAGGCGTTGTTCCCCATCGTACAGGGCTGCTCGTACCCCGATCTGCGGGCCCATGCCGCCGAAAACGTCAAGCAGTACGATGCCGACGGTTATGCCATCGGCGGTCTGGCCGTCGGCGAACCCACCGAAGTAATGTACGAGATGATCGAGGTGGTCAACGCCATCCTCCCCCAGGACCGGCCCCGCTATCTGATGGGCGTCGGCACGCCCGTCAACATCCTCGAGGCCATCGAACGAGGCGTCGACATGTTCGACTGCGTAATGCCCACCCGAAACGGCCGGAACGGGCAGCTGTTCACCGCCCAGGGCGTCATCAACATCCGAAACAAGAAGTGGGAGGACGACTTCTCGCCGATCGACCCCGAAGGCTTTGCCTTCGTCGACACGCTCTACTCGAAGGCCTATCTGCACCATCTGGCCGTCTGCGGCGAGATGCTCGCCGCACAGATCGCCTCGCTGCACAACATCGCCTTCTACCTGCGTCTGGTGGGCGAGGCACGCAGCCACATCCTGGCCGGCGACTTCGTCCCGTGGAAACAGGCAATGGTCGAAAAACTCACAAGAAGACTCTGACCGATGAAATTCCGCTTCCCCGGCTTCAAGATCCTGGACCGGTACATACTCGGCAAGTTCCTGTCGACCTACTTCTTCGCCATCGCGATGATCATCGTCATCGTCGTCATCTTCGACTACGCCGAGAAGATCGACGACTTCACGGCCACACATGCCCCGATGAAGGCCATCCTGCTGGAGAACTACCTGAACTTCGTCCCCTTCTTCATCAACCAGTTCAGCGGCCTGTTCACCTTCATCGCCTGCATCTTCTTCACCTCGAAGATGGCCTATCAGACCGAAATCGTCGCCATGCTCTCGGGCGGAATGTCCTTCCGACGGCTCATGTGGCCCTACTTCCTCGGCGCACTGATCATCGCCTCGCTCTCGCTGACGCTCAACCTCTGGGTCATCCCCCGGGCACAGAGCCGCGTGATCGCCTTCCAGCAGAAGTACATCCCAAAAAAACAGAACACACGCTACGACCGACACATCTACCGGCAGATCGAACCCGGAACGTTCGCCTACATCCGCGGCTACAACGGAAACGCCAACCAGGCCTCGTTCTTCGTCCTCGAGCGCTACGAGGACGGCGAGATGGTCCGCTCGCTCGAGGCCGCCGACGCGCGGTTCGACCCCGAAACCAAGCGCTGGACAGCCACCCGCTACACCAAACGTGAATTTACGGCCGACGGCGGCGAAACCTTCGAACAGTTCCGAAACCTCGACACGCTCATCAACCTCGAAGTGGCCGAACTGGGCGCCATCAACGACCTGATTCAGACCATGAACATCTCCGAGCTGAACCGCTTCCTCGAACAGCAGCGTGCCAAGGGTTCCGACTCGATCAACATCATCGAGGTCGAAAAGCACGCCCGATACGCCTATCCGCTCTCGACATTCATCCTCACGCTGATCGGTGTCTCGCTCTCCTCGCGCAAGGTCCGCGGTGGAACGGGCCTGCACATCGGCATCGGCACGGGACTCTGCTTCTCGTACATCCTCTTCAACCGATTCTTCGAGGAGTTTGCCAAGAGCGGAACGCTCCCCACGGGTCTGGCCGTCTGGCTGCCCAACATCATCTACCTGTTCATCGCCGTCTACCTCTACCGGAAAGCGCCGAAATAGACTCCTCAACACCATGCAGAAACCATCCACCAGCCTTATCGATCGTCTCCGGGAGCACAAACTCCTCTGGAACCTCCTGCTCATCGTCGTGATCATCCTGGCGATGGCCATCGCCGCACATCTGCTCATGCAGATCGGAACCCGCCACGGAGCCCGGCGCACGGTCCCCGACTTCTCCGGCATACCGCTCGACGAGGCCCGCCATCTGGCCCGCAAGCACGACCTCAAACTCCAGATCAACGACTCGCTCTTCGTCCCGGCATACGAGGGCGGAATCATCCTCGACCAACTCCCCGAGGGCGGCGTCGAGGTAAAACCCGGACGGACGGTCTACATCACGATCAACTCCTTCCGCCAGAAGATGGTCCCCGTACCCTATGTCGCCGGGCGTTCGCTCCGGCAGGCCAAGAACATGCTCGAAATCGCCGGTCTGGAGATCGCCGAAATCGTATACCGCCCGGACATCGCCACGAACTATGTCCTCGAGGAGGTGTGTGACGGCAAGCCCGTCCAGCAGAACTCCCGCATCGAGGCCGAAATGGGCTCCGGCGTGACGCTCTACGTCGGTCTCGAGGAGGGCGCCTCCTCGACGATCGTCCCGCAGGTGGTGGGGCAGCCCCTCGCCCAGGCCAAGGGGCGCCTCTGGGAATCGGGCCTCAACGTCGGTCGCATCGACTTCGACGAAGGGATCAATCTGCTCAATCAGAAGGAGGCCCGCGTCTACATCCAGATCCCCGGGGCGGAGCACAGCGCCTCGCTGGGTTCGCGCATCGATCTGCGGCTCACGCTCGACATGGAGAAACTCGGGAAATACCGCTCCGAGGCCGAAAAGCTGGCCGCTCAGGCGGCCGAAGCCCGCAAGGCCGAGGAACAGCTGGAGGCCGATTCGCTGGCCCGGATCTCGCTGGATGAGACGCTGGAAGGCCCCCGGGAGGCGGACCGCACCCGGGAAAACGACGATAACGAAGGCTTTTTCGACTGATGAAGCGCGATTTGCTGAATAACACTTCGCCGTCGAAGCCGACGGGGGCAGAGACGGGGGCAGAGACGAGGACGGAAATGGGGACGGAAATGGGGACGGAGACGTCCGCAGAGATGTCCGCGGAGATGTCCGCGGGCGGGACAACGGAAACGTCGGCGGGGGCCCGTTCTGCGGAGCGGACGGTCAAAGAGAGGCTCGAGTCGGAGGGTGAAGAGGGTGCAAAGGCCCGGACCTCGAACGGAAAAGAGGCCGCAGCCGACGACGAACTGTCCGATATCGACGAATCCGGCGATGAGGGCGAAGAGGAGGCCGGGCTCTATGAGCACTTCGCCGTGACGGCCGACAAGGGGCAGACCCCGATGCGGCTGGACAAGTTCCTCACCGTGAGGATGGAGCACTGCTCGCGCAACCGTATTCAGGCCGCGGCCGACAGCGGAAACATCCTCGTAAACGGCAAGCCGGCCAAGTCGAGCTACAAGGTCAAGCCGCTCGACCGCATTCAGATCGTGCTGCCCTATCCGCGGCGCGAAACGGAGCTCGTGGCCGAGAACATCCCGTTGGACATCCCCTACGAGGACGAGCATCTGCTTATCGTCAACAAACCCGCCGGAATGGTCGTCCATCCCGGTGTGGGGAACTACACCGGAACGCTGGTCAACGCCCTGATGTACCACCTCAACGCCCAGGGGATCCCGGCCGAGGAGCAGAACCGCGCCGGACTGGTCCACCGCATCGACAAGAACACCTCGGGGCTGCTCGTCATCGCCAAGGACGAACAGACCCATGCCCGGCTGGCCAAGCAGTTCTTCGACCATACGATCCAGCGCCGCTACGTCGCACTCGTCTGGGGCAACCTCGAAGAGGATGAGGGAACCATCACCGGAAACATCGGCCGAAGCCCCAAGGACCGGCAGAAGATGTATGTCTTCGCCGACGGGTCGCAGGGCAAGCACGCCGTGACGCACTGGAAGGTGCTGCGCCGATACGGATACGTCACCCTCGTGGAGTGCCGGCTCGAGACGGGACGCACCCATCAGATCCGCGTCCACATGGCCTGGATCGGACATCCGCTCTTCAACGACGAGCGTTACGGCGGCGACCGCATCCTCAAGGGCACGACCTTTGCCAAATACAGGCAGTTCATCGAAAACTGCTTCGCCGTGATGCCACGCCATGCGCTCCACGCCCGGCTGTTGGGTTTCGAGCACCCGGCCACCCATCAGCAGGTCCTCTTCGACAGCGAACTCCCCGACGACTTCAAGGCCCTGCTGGCCCGGTGGGACACCTACGTCGCCGGCGCCCGCGGTCAGGAGGAGCAATAGACCCACAAAACCAGACACATGACCGGATCCGGAAGGCCTGCGTCTCCGGAACAACCCTATTCGCAAGAAGATGTTTCTGCCCACAACCATCAAGGAGGTCCGCGATCGCGGATGGGATCAGCTCGATGTGATCCTCTTCTCGGGCGATGCCTACATCGACCACCCGGCTTTCGGGGCGGCGGTCGTCGGACGGTTGCTCGAGGCCGAAGGCTATCGCGTGGCAATCGTCCCCCAGCCCAACTGGAGGGACGACCTGCGCGACTTCACCAAACTGGGCGCGCCGAGGTTGTTCTTCGGCGTGACGGCCGGAGCCATGGACTCGATGGTCAACCACTACACGGCCAACATCCGGCTGCGCCATGACGATGCCTACACCCCGGGCGGAAAGGCCGGTTTCCGGCCCGATTACGCCGTG is a genomic window containing:
- the rlmN gene encoding 23S rRNA (adenine(2503)-C(2))-methyltransferase RlmN; translated protein: MTDREPLYGKNPQELAALCNELGLPRFAARQIARWLYVRHTEDPLRMTDLSAANRQRLAERFTPVLSAPERETRSADGTKKYLFRTLEGHFIESAYIPDGDRATLCVSSQAGCRMGCRFCATGRQGLQQSLSAAEILNQVVSLPERDRLSNLVFMGMGEPLDNTDNVLRALEILTAEWGFAWSPTRITLSTAGVVPQLERFLNESKVHLAVSLHNPFHDERAEIMPVEKVWPIARVVEILRRYDFTHQRRVSFEYIVMSGMNDSPRHIRELSRLLNGIKCRINLIRFHKIPGSPYFSPDAEAMIRFRDALTARGIQTTIRASRGEDIQAACGLLSTRMKNEPA
- the rsmG gene encoding 16S rRNA (guanine(527)-N(7))-methyltransferase RsmG → MEKIYGYFPELDAVQRERLAALYDLYADWNAKINVVSRKDFDQLYVRHVLHSLAIAKVCRFDDGARILDVGCGGGFPSIPLAILFPGAHFMAADSIRKKITVVEGVSRSLGLENLTPRCVRVETLTERFDYVVSRAVTAMPEFVKWVWPKLERGRHGTLPNGILYLKGGDLAEELARTGKHWDLYDIHTFFDEEFFETKKVVYTPKK
- a CDS encoding RNA polymerase sigma factor, encoding MEIADYIVADDRELVTQALRGDDTAFEYLFNRYRDAIHRLFVQRLGGTNDADDLLQETFIKVYINLHRYSGEFTFGQWVYTIARNTFIDFVRRRQDDLPIDERFAAPASSAPTPEESVINLQQRTQIEHYLERLAPRYRQLIVMRFFDEYSYEEIAAKLSLPLGTVKTQIHRAREQMCRLIAEGENR
- a CDS encoding glycosyltransferase family 2 protein — protein: MRFFEQILVSYGWEGLALAGSILLMFGVQLYYYIFVYGRIPGYKNNRRAAILDREPPVSVIIPMFSEDYTFVEERLPLILAQAYPDFEVVIVYVGHDTDFYEDLMRLKQSFPQITTTKIHLDPRFPISRKMALNVGIKSAHCEHLLFTSTDACPQTDRWLSLMAKGFMRGDIVVGYCGVERRKGFANYLMRTWRMMHAADWIARAVRNRAYRGTLHNLGFTKSLYFGVNGFDHLNMNIGEDDLFMQRIMTRDNVSVILSPRATLRERTWGGLGWWMSQLRYYGSAFRFYPRDVKSYIRWEPVSRSLFFVTVICALAVMPLEYKLGALLFLLLRYGIVVWEVRRVARRLGEEGILGRYFLYDLLSPLWAAALALTLVRRDERVWR
- the tgt gene encoding tRNA guanosine(34) transglycosylase Tgt yields the protein MKFTLQHKDPASAARAGEIVTDHGKILTPIFMPVGTAATVKGIFHRDVKNEARAQIILANTYHLYLRPGMEIIERAGGVHRFSTWDGPMLTDSGGFQVFSLADCRKLREEGCHFRSHIDGSKHLFTPESVIDTERTIGADIMMAFDECPPGDAPRDYAARSLALTERWLDRCFNRYHQTAPKYGHYQALFPIVQGCSYPDLRAHAAENVKQYDADGYAIGGLAVGEPTEVMYEMIEVVNAILPQDRPRYLMGVGTPVNILEAIERGVDMFDCVMPTRNGRNGQLFTAQGVINIRNKKWEDDFSPIDPEGFAFVDTLYSKAYLHHLAVCGEMLAAQIASLHNIAFYLRLVGEARSHILAGDFVPWKQAMVEKLTRRL
- a CDS encoding LptF/LptG family permease, which encodes MKFRFPGFKILDRYILGKFLSTYFFAIAMIIVIVVIFDYAEKIDDFTATHAPMKAILLENYLNFVPFFINQFSGLFTFIACIFFTSKMAYQTEIVAMLSGGMSFRRLMWPYFLGALIIASLSLTLNLWVIPRAQSRVIAFQQKYIPKKQNTRYDRHIYRQIEPGTFAYIRGYNGNANQASFFVLERYEDGEMVRSLEAADARFDPETKRWTATRYTKREFTADGGETFEQFRNLDTLINLEVAELGAINDLIQTMNISELNRFLEQQRAKGSDSINIIEVEKHARYAYPLSTFILTLIGVSLSSRKVRGGTGLHIGIGTGLCFSYILFNRFFEEFAKSGTLPTGLAVWLPNIIYLFIAVYLYRKAPK
- a CDS encoding PASTA domain-containing protein → MQKPSTSLIDRLREHKLLWNLLLIVVIILAMAIAAHLLMQIGTRHGARRTVPDFSGIPLDEARHLARKHDLKLQINDSLFVPAYEGGIILDQLPEGGVEVKPGRTVYITINSFRQKMVPVPYVAGRSLRQAKNMLEIAGLEIAEIVYRPDIATNYVLEEVCDGKPVQQNSRIEAEMGSGVTLYVGLEEGASSTIVPQVVGQPLAQAKGRLWESGLNVGRIDFDEGINLLNQKEARVYIQIPGAEHSASLGSRIDLRLTLDMEKLGKYRSEAEKLAAQAAEARKAEEQLEADSLARISLDETLEGPREADRTRENDDNEGFFD
- a CDS encoding RluA family pseudouridine synthase, whose protein sequence is MGTETSAEMSAEMSAGGTTETSAGARSAERTVKERLESEGEEGAKARTSNGKEAAADDELSDIDESGDEGEEEAGLYEHFAVTADKGQTPMRLDKFLTVRMEHCSRNRIQAAADSGNILVNGKPAKSSYKVKPLDRIQIVLPYPRRETELVAENIPLDIPYEDEHLLIVNKPAGMVVHPGVGNYTGTLVNALMYHLNAQGIPAEEQNRAGLVHRIDKNTSGLLVIAKDEQTHARLAKQFFDHTIQRRYVALVWGNLEEDEGTITGNIGRSPKDRQKMYVFADGSQGKHAVTHWKVLRRYGYVTLVECRLETGRTHQIRVHMAWIGHPLFNDERYGGDRILKGTTFAKYRQFIENCFAVMPRHALHARLLGFEHPATHQQVLFDSELPDDFKALLARWDTYVAGARGQEEQ